In Leifsonia sp. PS1209, the genomic stretch TCTCCCGCCTGCATCCGCTCGACCAGTTCGGCCAGCGCCGCTGTGAGGCCGTCCCGGTCGCGCAGCTCGGCCAGTCCCGCCGCGGCGAGCACGACATCCGGCCCTGCGACGGTCACGAAGCAGCCGCGCTGGCCGCAGGCGCAGGGGAGTCCGTCGTGGTCGACGGGCAGGTGCCCGATCGCGCCCGCGAGCCCGTGCGCGCCCGCGACGAAGGCGCCGTCGGCGAGGTATGCGCCGCCGATGCCGCTGTTGCTCTTCAGGTACAGCACGAACCGTTCGCCCGGCAGGCGCTGCGCCTCGGCCAGAGCGGCGGGCTCGTCGGAGGTGAGGATCGTATCCGCCGGGAGGCGCGGCTCCCGGGCGCCGAGCATCCCGAGCACGTCCACCTGCCCCCAGCCGAGGTCGGTGTCCGCGAGCACGATCCTCGGCTCGCCGCCCACCGGCGCGAGCATCACGACGGTGAACCCGACCGGGATGCGGCCGAGGCGTGCGAGCGCGTCGAGCCCGGCGCCGAGGGTGTGCGCTGCGACGTCGAGCACGGCGTCAGGGTCGCCCATCGGCCTGCCGTGGCGCTCGGCGATGCGCACCAGCTCCTCCCCGGCGAGGTCGTGGGCGAGGAAGACGGCCTGATCGGCGTCGAGCTGCATGGCCGCGAATGCGATGCCGTCCGCCGCCAGGGCGAGCATGGTCTTCGGCCGCCCGCTCCCCGACCCGACCACCGCGGACTCGCGCACCAGCCCTGCCGAACTCAACACGTCGACCAGGGCCGTGACCGTGCCGCGGGAGAGTCCTGTCGCCGCCGCGAGCTCGCTGCGCGCGCTCGGCCCGTCGACCAGCAGGCGCATCAGAAGCGCCAGGTTGTGGATGCGGACGTCGGCGCTGTCCCGTCCGGCTGCAGAACTCATAGCGCCAGAATCTCACACGGCGAACGAACGGAGGTGGAGCATCCCGGCCGACGGTGATCCCACCCCGTTAAAGACTCGACGCCCGGTGGTGCGGCGATGCCTGCGACTCTCCCGGGCGACGAGTTGATCTTGTGATCTACGTCAAGGGTGCTCCGCATCCCGGGCGAGCGCAAGAGCGGATTTCGGACATGCGCTCTCAGAGAACGCGCTTTGACGCGGGCCCGCGGAGCCAGTTGGATGGATGCATGGCAGAAAACACCAACCAGAAGCCCGAAGTCGACGCCCCCGACGGCCCGGCTCCCGAGACCCTCGAAATCGTCGACATCGTCGAGGGCACCGGTCC encodes the following:
- a CDS encoding ROK family transcriptional regulator — protein: MSSAAGRDSADVRIHNLALLMRLLVDGPSARSELAAATGLSRGTVTALVDVLSSAGLVRESAVVGSGSGRPKTMLALAADGIAFAAMQLDADQAVFLAHDLAGEELVRIAERHGRPMGDPDAVLDVAAHTLGAGLDALARLGRIPVGFTVVMLAPVGGEPRIVLADTDLGWGQVDVLGMLGAREPRLPADTILTSDEPAALAEAQRLPGERFVLYLKSNSGIGGAYLADGAFVAGAHGLAGAIGHLPVDHDGLPCACGQRGCFVTVAGPDVVLAAAGLAELRDRDGLTAALAELVERMQAGDAVATAAFDAAAVWIARTIALLRMALDPSVIVLGGYWAELAPRIAAAAASRLRIGAAEQLAPAPPIVAGRLGADAALLGALHQARDAAIADPLGLASR